In one window of Pseudodesulfovibrio sediminis DNA:
- a CDS encoding TonB-dependent receptor plug domain-containing protein, whose amino-acid sequence MEVEVVTANRRAEPMSQVAGAVTVLTEEDIMRSGATTIPEVLKLVPGVHVEQVDTDKWVVGIRGFSGLLSNKHLVLLDGRPITSPSTASVVWGNTTPVSMIKRIEVVKGAWAHLWGADSFTGVINIITKSASEMQGGESVTTAGTTGVEQLLRYGGSVSDFGNYSAYVGGSYKTDNWNGSNSDPRSSRDWVNEQTGLRLDWMNAYTDSFSLQGAYSSSVIEDGARGSLHIYDPHTRHDYGGYGQLVWNRATGLDAGITFRTSFSRDLVSVDDLSGGTNTADVEVQYAVEQMGRHRFTWGVGARYFWDDIRSGTGTSMDQSRRYSFTMNGFGQDRVTLIEDNLFLVLGMKLDSFGEYPVEVQPTVRLLHVREDDEMWVAVSRAVRVENRWQRGGSYSIDRGGVIYTITTPDHLTPEKLIAYEAGYRRRFTPDLDLDLSLFVNDYSQLAMLDFDTATNTATLTNSLQGKAYGFETQFNWRANSWLELRPSIYGVYQQIDGDEEYLVGDSMPEKGVELEYKLMAMTKPLDDVGFDVCAGYVDSPTNNKRPGYWTLEAHTSWQASNTLLLELIGRNLLVDTVDRSELRIGPSLDFRVTWDF is encoded by the coding sequence ATGGAAGTCGAGGTGGTAACTGCCAACCGCAGGGCAGAGCCCATGTCGCAGGTGGCAGGGGCCGTGACTGTTCTCACGGAAGAGGACATCATGCGGTCCGGTGCGACCACCATTCCTGAAGTGCTCAAGCTGGTCCCCGGTGTTCACGTTGAACAGGTGGATACAGACAAGTGGGTTGTCGGCATCCGTGGCTTTTCGGGGTTGTTGAGCAACAAGCATCTGGTTCTTCTCGACGGCAGGCCGATCACTTCACCATCGACTGCAAGTGTGGTGTGGGGAAATACCACCCCTGTCAGCATGATCAAGCGTATCGAGGTCGTGAAAGGTGCATGGGCCCACCTGTGGGGCGCTGATTCCTTTACCGGCGTCATCAACATCATCACCAAGTCTGCATCCGAGATGCAGGGTGGGGAGAGTGTGACCACGGCTGGCACGACCGGTGTGGAGCAGTTGCTCCGGTATGGCGGTTCAGTCAGTGATTTCGGAAATTACAGCGCATACGTCGGGGGATCATACAAAACCGACAACTGGAACGGCAGCAACAGTGATCCGCGAAGTTCACGGGACTGGGTCAATGAACAGACCGGGCTGCGATTGGATTGGATGAATGCCTACACGGACTCCTTTTCCCTTCAGGGGGCCTATTCTTCTTCGGTTATTGAGGATGGCGCCAGAGGGTCACTCCATATTTATGATCCACACACACGGCATGACTACGGCGGATATGGTCAGTTGGTCTGGAACAGGGCGACAGGACTGGATGCCGGGATAACTTTCAGGACATCGTTTTCTCGTGATCTCGTCTCCGTGGATGATCTTTCGGGCGGCACCAACACAGCGGATGTCGAAGTGCAGTACGCTGTTGAGCAGATGGGGCGCCATCGGTTTACGTGGGGAGTCGGAGCCAGATATTTCTGGGATGATATCAGGAGCGGGACCGGGACCAGCATGGACCAGAGCCGGAGATACTCTTTTACCATGAACGGGTTTGGCCAGGACAGAGTCACGCTGATTGAAGACAATCTCTTTCTTGTTTTGGGGATGAAACTCGATTCGTTTGGAGAGTATCCCGTTGAGGTACAACCGACTGTCAGGCTGTTGCATGTGCGGGAAGACGACGAAATGTGGGTTGCGGTGTCCAGAGCCGTACGGGTTGAGAATCGCTGGCAAAGAGGGGGCAGCTACTCCATTGATAGGGGCGGCGTCATCTATACAATCACTACGCCGGATCATCTCACGCCTGAAAAACTGATCGCTTATGAGGCTGGGTATCGACGGAGATTTACCCCAGATCTCGATCTCGATCTTTCCTTGTTTGTCAATGACTACAGTCAATTGGCAATGCTGGACTTTGACACCGCAACCAATACGGCCACTTTGACGAATTCATTGCAGGGTAAAGCCTACGGTTTTGAAACTCAATTCAACTGGCGCGCCAATAGCTGGCTTGAGCTGCGTCCTTCTATCTATGGTGTTTATCAACAGATTGACGGGGATGAGGAGTATCTTGTCGGAGATTCCATGCCTGAGAAAGGGGTGGAGCTGGAATACAAGCTCATGGCCATGACAAAGCCTCTGGATGATGTCGGCTTTGATGTGTGCGCCGGATATGTCGATAGTCCTACCAATAACAAGAGGCCGGGATACTGGACGCTTGAAGCCCATACGTCGTGGCAGGCCTCGAATACGCTTCTGTTGGAGTTGATTGGTCGAAATCTCCTAGTAGATACTGTAGATAGATCCGAATTGCGGATTGGACCAAGTCTCGACTTTCGGGTGACATGGGATTTTTAA
- a CDS encoding nitroreductase family protein — protein sequence MLNFTIDTDKCSQCGECAKVCLNGIIALDDGFPSVLEDKVEQCIGCQHCMAVCKPGALSVFGVDPADSLPIKDGFPDPVQMETLIMGRRSIRRYKRENVDQELIRHLLEVTAHAPTAVNKRPTRLTVVDTLESMDTLRELATKAGLKALGEGTIPAGLERIGTYLQGCESGEDVIFRNAPHLLVASAPKDSLAPMADCHIAMSYFELLANTHGLGTVWDGIAKVVLDIIAPDLRALLHIPEDHVLVCVMAFGIPDEKYHRTVQRAGDNIHRVVL from the coding sequence ATGTTGAATTTCACAATAGATACAGACAAATGTAGTCAGTGCGGCGAGTGTGCAAAGGTGTGCTTGAACGGAATTATTGCGCTGGACGATGGCTTTCCGTCAGTGCTCGAGGATAAAGTGGAGCAGTGCATTGGATGCCAGCATTGTATGGCCGTGTGCAAGCCCGGTGCGCTGAGTGTTTTTGGCGTGGACCCGGCTGATAGTCTGCCTATCAAGGATGGTTTCCCCGATCCGGTGCAGATGGAAACGCTGATCATGGGGCGGCGGTCGATCCGTCGGTACAAGCGGGAGAATGTTGACCAGGAGCTCATCCGTCATCTGCTGGAAGTGACCGCTCATGCACCGACCGCCGTGAACAAGCGTCCGACACGGTTGACCGTGGTGGATACGCTTGAATCCATGGACACGCTTCGTGAGCTGGCGACCAAGGCCGGGCTCAAGGCGTTGGGGGAAGGAACCATTCCCGCAGGACTTGAACGGATCGGGACATATCTGCAAGGGTGCGAGAGCGGAGAGGATGTGATTTTCCGCAATGCCCCCCATTTGCTGGTGGCTTCTGCTCCCAAGGATTCATTGGCCCCCATGGCTGACTGTCATATTGCCATGAGCTATTTCGAGCTGTTGGCCAATACGCACGGTCTGGGCACTGTCTGGGATGGTATAGCCAAGGTTGTGTTGGATATCATTGCCCCCGACCTTCGGGCATTACTGCATATTCCAGAGGACCATGTGCTGGTCTGTGTCATGGCGTTCGGTATACCGGACGAGAAGTACCATCGAACAGTGCAACGCGCAGGAGACAACATACACCGAGTTGTTCTCTGA
- a CDS encoding response regulator transcription factor has product MNDLLLIDDDPEIGELLTSYLQGEGFVLDSVYRGEVGIKAAEKKSYELILLDVMLPDMSGFNVLSALRTNSNVPVVMLTGRGEEIDRVVGLEMGADDYIAKPFPLRELLARIRAVLRRYEGGHAEGPSIKMHMKKNIEFGNVVINRNTRVLQVDNEPVHLTSTEYDLIEQLAINMGAVVERNALMEGALGRGVEFDDYVLNVHMSNLRKKLGEQVSIKTIRGRGYLLAASGRASVS; this is encoded by the coding sequence GTGAATGATTTGTTGCTCATTGATGATGATCCGGAAATTGGGGAGTTGTTAACCAGTTACCTCCAGGGTGAAGGGTTTGTCCTTGATTCCGTTTACAGAGGTGAGGTCGGCATCAAGGCTGCCGAGAAGAAATCGTACGAATTGATTCTTCTGGATGTGATGTTGCCCGACATGAGTGGGTTCAACGTGCTTTCAGCACTGAGGACAAACTCCAATGTCCCTGTGGTCATGTTGACCGGGCGTGGCGAGGAGATTGATCGTGTCGTGGGTCTGGAGATGGGAGCGGATGACTATATTGCCAAGCCATTTCCCCTGCGTGAGCTTCTGGCGCGTATTCGTGCTGTGCTCAGGCGGTATGAGGGAGGACACGCTGAAGGCCCGTCCATCAAGATGCACATGAAAAAGAATATCGAGTTCGGGAATGTTGTCATCAATCGCAACACGCGTGTGCTGCAGGTAGACAATGAGCCAGTGCATCTCACTTCAACCGAATATGATCTCATCGAGCAGCTCGCTATCAATATGGGGGCGGTTGTCGAGCGCAATGCTCTCATGGAAGGCGCGCTGGGGCGCGGGGTGGAGTTCGACGACTATGTGCTCAACGTGCATATGAGCAACCTGCGCAAGAAGCTGGGTGAACAAGTCAGTATCAAGACAATCCGGGGCAGGGGATATCTCCTGGCTGCATCCGGGAGGGCGTCTGTTTCATGA
- a CDS encoding YfiR family protein, producing MHRLRTLIIALFFGAFLLMPATGIAGGKGLTASVEQLQALFVQRLVRYVQWPAKAAPHPDEPIIIAATNARCLRPYFAEDASGQRFKLVQWPVEAPHVLVVNGAPSRESAAIMERVATLPILTIGQSPTNLKQGVVVNFRMVGGKVKLQINPAAAEQAGLTVSSRLLRISQIYKGGDNE from the coding sequence ATGCATCGGCTGCGAACACTGATCATCGCTCTGTTTTTTGGAGCTTTTCTCTTGATGCCTGCAACGGGTATAGCGGGGGGCAAAGGGCTGACGGCCAGTGTCGAGCAGTTGCAGGCGCTTTTCGTGCAACGGTTGGTGCGCTATGTTCAATGGCCCGCAAAGGCCGCGCCGCATCCCGACGAACCGATCATTATTGCCGCTACAAATGCACGATGTCTTCGTCCCTATTTTGCTGAAGATGCTTCCGGGCAACGGTTCAAGCTGGTCCAATGGCCTGTGGAAGCTCCCCATGTTCTTGTTGTGAACGGTGCGCCCTCAAGGGAATCTGCCGCTATCATGGAGCGTGTGGCAACGCTGCCTATCCTGACAATAGGTCAAAGTCCCACCAACCTGAAGCAGGGAGTGGTCGTTAATTTTCGTATGGTCGGCGGGAAGGTCAAGCTGCAGATCAATCCTGCTGCCGCTGAGCAGGCGGGACTCACGGTGAGCTCCCGGTTGCTCAGAATCTCGCAGATTTACAAGGGTGGAGACAATGAGTGA
- the ybaK gene encoding Cys-tRNA(Pro) deacylase, producing MTPAINKAKQAKINFSIHEYNHDPSAASYGEEAADKMGTDPNQVFKTLVVDGGNKKLIVAIVPVSRHLDLKALAKAVGIKKLAMADAKNVERTTGYVLGGVSPLGQKKALQTVIADSAENFPTIYVSAGRRGLEIELAPKDLAMLTHGTFASIEKA from the coding sequence ATGACACCGGCAATAAACAAGGCGAAACAGGCCAAAATCAATTTTTCCATACATGAGTACAACCATGATCCTTCGGCTGCATCCTATGGCGAGGAAGCGGCAGACAAGATGGGAACCGATCCGAACCAGGTGTTCAAAACTCTAGTGGTCGATGGTGGGAACAAGAAATTGATCGTCGCGATAGTACCTGTCTCCCGGCACCTCGACCTGAAGGCATTGGCCAAAGCGGTCGGCATAAAGAAACTGGCCATGGCCGATGCAAAAAACGTCGAACGGACAACAGGATATGTGTTGGGTGGAGTCAGCCCGCTTGGACAGAAAAAAGCACTCCAGACAGTCATTGCGGATTCAGCAGAAAATTTCCCGACTATTTATGTGAGTGCCGGACGGCGGGGACTGGAGATCGAACTCGCCCCCAAAGACCTTGCCATGTTGACACACGGCACATTTGCCTCCATCGAGAAAGCCTGA
- a CDS encoding flagellar hook protein FlgE: MSITGSMYTGISGLQAQSQATSVVSNNLANSTTTGYKSSSIHFEDVFYSTVYAGNSANQVGNGVSVASINTDYSQGAYASSNSVTDVAINGDGFYIVVDPDTDNTYYTRAGNFNFDTNGYLVDAHGNRVQGWEMDDNSISGTLTDIQLDNSQSPPQATSEVKLSLNLDSTSTDNSTSTTTPYSALFGTYDGTADPAMDDSRYSYTTTISVYDENGGAHDLTAYFDLVSSDDGDLVWEYVITCDSSEDMRDFQGTDIDTTSAAGALMTGTMTFSSSGDLQSMTAFTLSDTPTNTTDPMAAENWVLADFDTNGLPIFNANFTGADEDQEITLNFGLSNTDSTTGTGWDTTGGIDSMDDLDATTTTDDLPSFNASKLSTSTTTSTTSSSSTYTLSQDGYAPGVLIDVSISENGVLSGSYTNGQTQKLYTFGLADFANLQGLNAEGSNLYSATTESGQALIGTPGSAGFGTLASNVLEQSNVDTATELTNLIIIQAAYQANSKVVTTADTLLQSAISMKR, translated from the coding sequence ATGAGTATCACAGGATCAATGTACACAGGCATTTCCGGTCTTCAAGCCCAAAGCCAGGCAACATCCGTTGTCAGTAACAACCTCGCCAACTCCACAACCACAGGTTACAAAAGTTCATCAATCCATTTTGAGGATGTCTTCTACAGCACCGTATATGCGGGAAACAGCGCCAACCAAGTTGGAAACGGTGTTTCCGTGGCATCCATTAATACGGACTACTCCCAGGGGGCATACGCATCCAGCAACTCAGTCACAGACGTGGCCATCAATGGAGACGGCTTTTATATTGTAGTGGACCCGGATACGGACAACACCTACTACACACGCGCTGGGAATTTCAACTTTGACACTAATGGTTATCTGGTCGACGCCCACGGCAACCGTGTTCAAGGCTGGGAAATGGATGACAACTCCATTTCCGGCACCCTGACCGACATTCAACTGGATAACTCCCAGTCTCCGCCACAGGCAACCAGTGAAGTCAAGCTGTCCCTGAACCTCGACTCCACGTCCACGGACAACTCGACATCCACGACAACCCCCTATTCAGCACTCTTCGGCACATACGACGGCACCGCCGATCCGGCCATGGATGACTCCCGCTATTCATACACCACTACTATTTCCGTCTATGATGAAAATGGTGGAGCGCACGATCTGACAGCCTATTTCGATCTGGTTTCTTCTGATGATGGAGATCTGGTCTGGGAATACGTGATCACCTGTGACAGCAGCGAAGACATGCGGGACTTTCAAGGCACTGACATAGACACCACCAGTGCGGCAGGTGCGCTCATGACCGGCACCATGACCTTCTCCTCATCCGGCGACCTGCAATCCATGACAGCCTTCACTCTGTCGGATACTCCGACAAACACCACAGACCCCATGGCTGCGGAAAACTGGGTTCTGGCCGACTTCGACACCAATGGCCTGCCTATTTTCAACGCCAACTTCACGGGGGCGGACGAAGACCAGGAAATCACCCTGAACTTCGGACTCTCAAACACCGATTCAACCACTGGGACCGGCTGGGACACGACAGGTGGTATCGACTCGATGGATGATTTGGATGCCACCACGACCACTGATGACTTGCCCTCCTTCAATGCCAGCAAACTCTCGACATCGACGACGACCAGTACGACTTCCAGTTCATCTACATACACCCTGAGCCAGGACGGATATGCCCCAGGAGTTCTCATCGACGTATCCATCAGCGAAAACGGTGTGCTCTCAGGCAGCTACACCAACGGCCAAACGCAAAAACTGTATACCTTTGGACTCGCGGACTTCGCCAACCTGCAGGGATTGAATGCAGAAGGAAGCAATCTCTACTCCGCAACCACAGAATCCGGCCAGGCACTTATCGGCACACCAGGCTCGGCAGGGTTTGGAACGCTAGCCTCCAATGTCCTTGAGCAGTCCAACGTAGACACTGCTACCGAACTGACCAACCTGATCATCATCCAGGCGGCTTACCAGGCCAACTCCAAGGTGGTCACCACTGCCGACACCCTGCTCCAGTCTGCCATCAGCATGAAGCGGTAA
- a CDS encoding ATP-binding protein, with translation MSDQKVTPLGRKIVAAILGTTLLALALGFLLNLFPMVYMYRQGVADRASAQAELMAASLVAPVDFDDADAARESLETLSLVQSVTGAAVFVDDTLMAAYGVSPSRPQNAQGVSFGLSELTVVSRIPSESVNSVVVISVSLASQWNLLEKQFMLGIIIFLCVIIVSFKIAGLFRHRLGDPLEQLTEVVHEISQSKDYSRRVDYKSNDEIGILVDELNSMLGKIEKRDNQLSRHREILEEKVQSRTIQLQRKQMELLSNNRLLLSEIKKRTQAEMIREEVERINRHDLKSGLSVVIGYPELLLSEGELKPRQEKHIKRIRAAGYRMLDMIRNQLNIFKMEKEIYALSTTSIDLVEIVCALEEEFNLLLDSSDVTLEMYLNEKNVVGDESFLITGEEPLIRTMFRNVIQNAIEASGSGDTVTIQLHDTVGKVAVISNPAVVPAEVRQRFFDKYVTHGKENGTGLGTYISALIARTHGANISMKTDETSGTSMTIAFREKKRSSSAVDKRPRDDTSCEM, from the coding sequence ATGAGTGATCAAAAAGTCACCCCTCTTGGTCGCAAGATTGTTGCCGCGATTTTGGGAACCACGCTGCTGGCTCTGGCGCTGGGCTTTCTGCTGAACCTCTTTCCCATGGTGTATATGTATCGGCAGGGAGTGGCCGATAGGGCGAGCGCCCAGGCAGAGTTGATGGCAGCCTCTCTGGTGGCCCCCGTGGACTTTGATGATGCCGACGCCGCAAGGGAAAGTCTGGAGACGCTCTCGCTGGTCCAGAGTGTTACCGGGGCTGCCGTGTTTGTCGATGATACGCTCATGGCGGCCTATGGTGTCTCACCGAGTCGTCCGCAGAACGCGCAGGGGGTCTCCTTCGGGCTCTCCGAATTGACGGTCGTCAGTCGGATTCCGTCAGAATCCGTTAACAGCGTGGTTGTCATTTCCGTTTCACTGGCAAGCCAATGGAACCTGTTGGAGAAGCAGTTCATGCTGGGAATCATCATTTTTCTCTGTGTCATCATCGTGAGTTTCAAGATCGCTGGTTTGTTCAGGCACAGGCTTGGTGATCCGTTGGAGCAATTGACCGAAGTCGTGCATGAAATATCGCAGAGCAAGGACTACTCTCGCCGCGTTGATTATAAAAGTAATGACGAGATTGGTATTCTGGTTGACGAGTTGAACTCCATGTTGGGGAAAATTGAAAAAAGGGACAACCAACTGAGTCGTCATCGTGAAATTTTGGAGGAAAAAGTCCAGTCGAGGACCATTCAGTTGCAGCGCAAACAAATGGAATTGCTCAGCAACAACCGGCTGCTGTTGTCTGAAATCAAGAAAAGAACCCAGGCCGAGATGATTCGTGAAGAGGTTGAACGTATCAACCGGCACGACCTGAAATCCGGCCTCAGCGTGGTCATCGGCTACCCGGAACTTTTGTTGAGTGAGGGAGAACTGAAACCGCGACAAGAGAAGCACATCAAAAGAATCAGGGCGGCGGGCTATCGGATGCTCGACATGATTCGAAACCAGTTGAATATTTTCAAGATGGAAAAGGAAATATACGCGCTCAGCACGACCTCGATTGATCTGGTCGAGATAGTGTGTGCCCTGGAGGAGGAGTTCAATCTGCTCCTGGACAGTTCCGACGTGACTTTGGAGATGTATCTCAACGAAAAGAACGTGGTCGGTGACGAATCGTTCCTGATTACCGGCGAAGAACCGCTTATCCGTACCATGTTCAGGAACGTCATACAGAACGCCATCGAAGCATCCGGTTCCGGGGATACGGTGACCATTCAACTTCACGACACCGTGGGAAAGGTTGCCGTCATCTCCAACCCTGCAGTGGTTCCAGCGGAAGTCAGACAGCGGTTCTTCGACAAGTATGTCACCCATGGGAAGGAAAACGGCACAGGGCTGGGGACTTACATTTCGGCCCTTATTGCCCGAACGCACGGGGCCAATATTTCCATGAAAACCGATGAGACCAGCGGCACTTCAATGACCATTGCTTTCAGGGAAAAGAAGCGGAGCAGCAGCGCTGTGGATAAGAGGCCTCGGGACGACACTTCCTGCGAAATGTGA
- a CDS encoding flagellin, which yields MSLVINNNVMANSTARNLNNAYSALGTSTERLSSGLRVNSAADDAAGLAVRELMRSDVSTLNQGVRNANDGISMIQTADGALSVIDEKLIRMKELAEQAATGTYTDGQRLIIDSEYQAMASEITRIASATDFNGIYLLNGNLSGDGLTVHFGTGNDAAEDKYAVTIDNCTASALGVGLNAGTSAAGATVSTQELAQNALDALNNAITSKDTVRANLGAMQNRLSATISNLEVQAENLQAAESRISDVDVATEMTEYTKQQIITQSAVAMLSQANSLPQMALSLIG from the coding sequence ATGTCTCTCGTAATCAACAACAACGTCATGGCTAATTCAACGGCACGGAACCTGAACAACGCTTACAGCGCATTGGGTACCTCTACAGAACGTCTGTCGTCCGGCCTGCGGGTCAACAGCGCGGCTGACGATGCTGCCGGCCTGGCCGTCAGAGAGCTTATGCGCTCGGACGTCTCCACCCTCAACCAAGGGGTCAGGAATGCCAACGACGGCATCTCCATGATCCAAACCGCTGACGGCGCGCTTTCCGTCATCGATGAAAAGCTCATCCGCATGAAGGAACTGGCTGAGCAGGCTGCCACCGGTACGTACACTGACGGCCAGCGTCTGATCATCGATTCGGAGTACCAGGCCATGGCTTCGGAAATCACCCGAATCGCCTCTGCCACGGACTTCAACGGCATCTACCTGCTCAACGGCAACCTGTCCGGCGACGGCCTGACCGTCCATTTCGGCACAGGCAACGATGCAGCTGAAGACAAGTATGCCGTGACCATCGACAACTGCACCGCTTCTGCTCTCGGCGTCGGCCTGAACGCCGGAACCAGTGCTGCCGGCGCAACGGTTTCCACCCAGGAGCTCGCACAGAACGCCCTGGATGCACTCAACAACGCAATCACGTCCAAGGACACGGTCAGAGCCAACCTCGGCGCAATGCAGAACAGACTTTCGGCAACCATTTCCAACCTGGAAGTCCAGGCGGAAAACCTTCAGGCTGCCGAATCCCGTATCTCCGATGTGGATGTCGCAACTGAGATGACAGAGTATACCAAGCAGCAGATCATAACCCAATCTGCCGTGGCGATGCTTTCACAAGCCAACTCACTCCCGCAGATGGCTTTGTCGCTCATCGGCTAG
- a CDS encoding flagellar hook assembly protein FlgD — MSIDTTSYYDSLTLASSTDTSVTVTTDTAAASLTSEDFITLLLAELEYQDPTDPVDNSEMVDQMTQYSQLEQMTEMNTKMETLNESMTSMSAMSSLDYIGKQVEADGSTITVSGDDISTLYLLLEEDAASATCNIYNSSGTLVDTLTLSDLESGYTSLSWDGTDYNGETASDGYYYVSVSAEDSNGADVDVTTKTTGTVIGINNTSDGVYLTFEDGRSVNILDVTFATSS, encoded by the coding sequence ATGAGCATTGATACAACAAGTTACTACGACTCGTTGACCCTTGCCTCAAGCACCGACACTTCGGTGACTGTCACAACCGATACGGCAGCAGCTTCGCTCACGTCAGAAGACTTCATCACCCTGCTGTTGGCCGAACTGGAATACCAGGACCCGACTGATCCCGTGGACAACTCCGAAATGGTTGACCAGATGACCCAGTACTCCCAGCTCGAACAGATGACGGAAATGAATACAAAGATGGAGACCCTGAACGAAAGCATGACATCGATGTCCGCTATGAGCAGCCTCGATTACATCGGCAAGCAGGTTGAAGCTGATGGTAGCACGATCACTGTTTCAGGCGATGATATTTCCACTCTTTATCTTCTTCTCGAAGAAGATGCCGCATCGGCCACCTGCAACATTTATAACAGCAGCGGAACCCTCGTCGACACGCTGACTTTATCCGACCTTGAATCCGGATACACATCTCTTAGCTGGGATGGCACCGACTACAACGGCGAAACCGCATCCGATGGCTACTATTACGTCTCCGTCTCTGCCGAAGACAGTAATGGTGCTGACGTAGACGTCACGACCAAAACAACGGGTACCGTCATCGGCATCAACAACACCTCGGATGGCGTTTACCTGACCTTCGAAGATGGGCGTTCAGTCAACATTCTGGACGTAACCTTCGCCACCTCCTCATAA
- a CDS encoding RNA polymerase sigma factor, which produces MSSTTIQLNRSYDNLSYEVLFKEHSKLILKLIYNFVNAKNIHINKSEIDDIFQEVALKLFRNDYLSKYNNEKSSFITWLNIVCRTTSIDYYRKKMKWMESILTDLPSLETEAGDESALFSLPADVLTKRQTEVITLYYKEGLVACEIAAALGITARTVRSIKFQALNRLRKYYGAATPLNEVGTEEETRRKVS; this is translated from the coding sequence ATGAGTAGTACAACAATTCAATTAAATCGTTCATATGACAATTTATCATATGAAGTATTATTTAAAGAACACTCAAAGCTAATATTAAAGCTCATTTACAACTTCGTTAATGCGAAAAATATTCACATTAATAAAAGTGAAATAGACGACATATTTCAAGAAGTTGCATTAAAGCTCTTCAGGAATGACTACTTGTCTAAGTATAATAATGAGAAGAGTTCTTTTATTACTTGGTTGAACATCGTTTGTAGAACAACTTCAATTGATTACTACAGAAAGAAGATGAAGTGGATGGAATCAATTCTCACGGATCTTCCTTCGCTGGAAACAGAAGCAGGTGACGAGTCAGCTCTGTTCAGCCTCCCGGCAGACGTCCTGACCAAAAGACAGACCGAGGTCATCACGCTCTATTACAAGGAAGGGCTGGTCGCCTGTGAAATCGCGGCGGCTCTGGGGATTACGGCCAGGACAGTTCGCAGCATCAAGTTCCAGGCGCTGAACAGGCTTCGCAAATATTACGGAGCAGCCACGCCTCTCAACGAAGTCGGCACCGAAGAAGAAACGCGGAGGAAAGTGTCATGA